The following proteins are co-located in the Siansivirga zeaxanthinifaciens CC-SAMT-1 genome:
- a CDS encoding sulfatase has protein sequence MSPFFKLKIPLIIILISSGCFCSNGPKPKPNIIFILADDFGYMDTQAYAAHTLGVSKNLMYYETPNIDRLVSEGVAFDQAYANQLCSPTRSSLLTGKYAARLGFTTATPERATYYNQNLPVPEGSYAHDVINHSDNIKIEMAWLNGSSNTALPSGAAPDNGWDETTIPEALTDYNSCFIGKWHLGGHGAKGYTPLDQGFDEAPAWFDAGASKYINWRSIWNNRSKSRFPNAPQDYNYVGNGGEETGKNYLTDDLTQHAIRYIEKQSKSTEQPFFLYLSHFAVHGPYEAKKEDVDYFKNKKTSGWNNHKDEYYAGMIKALDNSVGRILDKLQELGLDDNTLVVFMSDNGGIDYRVTPNGKITSNYPLTGGKACLTEGGIRVPLVFRWKGTIAKGKWSHQVVDCSDIFPTLIEAAGYNPGFDYQKENSIDGRSLFGLLNDVDNKKNSYKRNTHYWYYPFNVIYNNPYDGLSLTPHSAIREGDYKLIFDWHGRLKLFNIGKDISETNNLAKQMPELTNRLFDKLMAWTKENVKSTYWPKLNLNYNLEKDVHDVPFVDLLKIYNEGGNVAASAN, from the coding sequence ATGTCACCTTTTTTTAAACTAAAAATACCGTTAATTATTATTTTAATATCTTCAGGTTGTTTTTGTAGCAATGGGCCTAAGCCTAAGCCTAATATTATATTTATATTGGCCGACGATTTCGGATATATGGATACACAGGCTTATGCCGCACATACATTGGGAGTTAGTAAAAACCTTATGTATTATGAAACTCCAAATATCGACCGTTTGGTTTCAGAAGGCGTTGCATTTGATCAAGCTTATGCGAATCAGTTATGTTCGCCCACCCGGTCAAGTCTGTTAACAGGAAAGTATGCCGCGAGGCTTGGTTTTACAACTGCAACACCCGAAAGAGCAACCTATTATAATCAAAATTTACCTGTTCCCGAAGGTAGTTATGCGCACGATGTAATTAATCACAGTGATAACATTAAAATTGAAATGGCTTGGCTCAATGGAAGTTCAAATACGGCACTTCCATCAGGCGCTGCACCCGATAACGGATGGGATGAAACCACTATTCCTGAAGCTCTAACAGATTATAATTCTTGTTTTATAGGTAAGTGGCATTTGGGAGGGCATGGTGCAAAAGGTTATACACCGCTCGATCAAGGGTTTGATGAAGCTCCAGCTTGGTTCGATGCAGGCGCTTCTAAATACATTAATTGGCGGTCAATTTGGAACAATCGATCGAAATCAAGATTTCCAAATGCTCCACAAGATTATAATTATGTAGGCAATGGTGGGGAAGAAACAGGCAAGAATTATTTAACCGATGATTTGACTCAGCATGCTATTAGGTATATTGAAAAGCAATCTAAATCTACCGAACAACCTTTCTTTTTGTATTTGTCTCATTTTGCAGTACACGGGCCGTATGAGGCTAAAAAAGAGGATGTTGATTATTTTAAAAACAAAAAAACAAGTGGTTGGAACAATCATAAAGACGAATATTATGCAGGAATGATAAAGGCTTTAGATAATTCTGTTGGTCGTATTTTAGATAAATTACAAGAATTAGGTTTGGATGATAATACCCTGGTGGTTTTTATGTCGGATAACGGCGGAATAGATTATAGAGTGACTCCAAACGGGAAAATCACCAGTAATTATCCGCTTACAGGAGGAAAGGCTTGTCTAACCGAAGGCGGAATCAGGGTTCCACTGGTTTTTAGATGGAAAGGGACTATTGCCAAAGGAAAATGGAGCCATCAGGTTGTAGATTGTAGTGATATTTTTCCAACGCTAATAGAAGCGGCAGGTTACAATCCTGGATTCGATTATCAGAAAGAAAATAGCATTGATGGTAGAAGTTTATTTGGGTTGTTGAATGATGTAGATAACAAAAAAAATAGTTACAAACGCAACACACATTATTGGTATTATCCCTTTAATGTAATTTATAATAATCCTTACGATGGACTGAGTTTAACACCACACTCCGCTATTCGTGAAGGGGATTATAAGTTAATTTTCGATTGGCATGGTCGTTTAAAACTGTTTAATATAGGAAAGGATATTTCGGAAACTAATAATCTTGCAAAACAAATGCCTGAACTCACTAACAGGTTATTTGACAAATTAATGGCTTGGACAAAAGAAAATGTAAAATCTACCTATTGGCCCAAATTAAACCTTAATTACAATCTAGAGAAGGATGTTCATGATGTTCCTTTCGTTGATTTATTGAAAATTTATAATGAAGGCGGAAATGTTGCGGCTAGTGCTAACTAG
- a CDS encoding glycosyl hydrolase, with protein MIMNQKSFLKKLKTLLNITVLASLLLCLFQSEVKAQNTTLEQNFQNPPASAKAQTIWFWINGNVSKAGITADLEAMKTVGIQGAILFNVSLGNPEGVAPYLSPKWLELFKFAALEAKRLGLELGFHNGAGWSSSGGPAITPENAMQELVYSETIHSGNTIFKGKLPQPKIKLDYYKDIAILAFPKPKSDVRIHDLDIKSLSHKVRNHLNPDDKTISDLAVIKKSDIIDLTSKLDSDGSLTWKAPAGEWVILRMGHTPTAEMNRFPSDGGRGLECDKMSTQAVDLFWNESIMPIINKLDTLVGSVVKRCHLDSYEVGTTNWTKDFATEFKRLRSYDCHSYLPTLAGYYVESGEASERFLWDFRRTIGDLMAKNYYGRLAALSHQHGMLFSTEPYWGPFDNMQVGESADLVMSEFWSGSLAFFDSPKFVASIAKLNGNNIAEAESFTGMGGWDQHPSKLKAMGDLAWAQGINRFVFHSYVHQPWDVGPGLTLQVFGTDFNRLNTWWNQSKPFVNYINRGQFLLQQGQSVADVLLFTGEASPNDALLMPEIKALGYDYDVIGSNKINELSVRDGLICTTVGDTYHALVLPSTPWMTPKTLAKIEALVNGGAIILGTKPRKSPSLQNYPECDEQVRDTAIKLWDSRLINDLSILDFLKKSKLPPDFSVQQESTEALDFIHRKTADTDIYFVVNTLKESRNLECRFRVTGKQPEFWNAETGEITKASVWKNNGDGTTTVSIPFASEAAVFVVFRISDDLEHHIVSATTALQKPKVEPLPNLKIIKAEYGTFLPDGVVDVTEVVSNSVLNNLLKIQATRDLCVGDPAPGYKKELRIQYKIGQEILEKNAMEREWLEVAAPDSGKLEILKAVFGKFKRGIDGIPPNKPVYDVTDKVNAMVNSGIFEIPVNDSFSEKKDSSIKKSLRIVYVTNDEEKTVVVSDGGILRLSKVSPESKLNYEDGMLNWVTPLAGKITYRTSAGKTKTVEVKSVPEPMVLTGAWDVSFPQKNETVLKETFNSLTSWTTSSNDAIRYFSGTASYKKQFEVPSKFFKSNICLQLDLGNVKEIAEVYLNGKNLGILWKAPFRINIDEAVVKGTNTLEVKITNLWPNRLIGDEQLPSDYKYKGSVVNEWPEWLLNNTDRPTNRVTFAAFKHWHKDSKLLQSGLLGPVKIIVSKVEKLK; from the coding sequence ATGATAATGAATCAAAAAAGTTTTCTAAAAAAATTAAAAACACTACTAAACATAACCGTCTTAGCAAGCTTGTTGTTGTGTTTGTTCCAATCGGAAGTTAAAGCGCAAAACACAACCCTCGAACAAAATTTTCAAAATCCTCCAGCATCTGCAAAAGCTCAAACCATTTGGTTTTGGATAAACGGCAATGTATCAAAAGCAGGTATAACAGCCGATTTGGAAGCGATGAAAACGGTTGGTATTCAAGGCGCGATACTGTTTAATGTGAGTTTGGGCAACCCAGAGGGCGTTGCGCCTTATTTAAGTCCAAAATGGTTAGAACTCTTTAAGTTCGCTGCTTTAGAAGCCAAACGGTTGGGTCTGGAGTTGGGCTTTCATAATGGTGCTGGCTGGTCCTCATCTGGTGGTCCTGCAATTACCCCTGAAAATGCAATGCAAGAACTGGTATATTCAGAAACCATACATTCAGGCAATACCATATTCAAAGGTAAATTGCCTCAACCAAAAATCAAATTAGATTATTATAAAGACATTGCGATACTCGCATTCCCAAAACCCAAAAGCGATGTACGTATTCATGATTTGGATATTAAAAGTCTTTCTCATAAAGTCCGAAATCATTTAAACCCCGATGATAAAACTATTTCAGATTTGGCAGTTATAAAGAAATCAGACATTATTGATTTAACATCGAAACTTGATTCTGATGGTTCGTTAACTTGGAAGGCACCTGCTGGGGAATGGGTGATTTTGCGTATGGGACACACCCCAACTGCTGAGATGAACCGTTTTCCTAGTGATGGCGGCCGTGGATTAGAATGCGACAAAATGAGTACCCAAGCTGTTGATTTATTTTGGAATGAAAGCATAATGCCTATTATTAACAAACTGGATACCTTAGTAGGTTCGGTAGTTAAAAGATGCCATTTAGATAGTTATGAAGTGGGAACAACCAACTGGACTAAGGATTTTGCTACGGAATTCAAAAGGCTTCGTTCTTATGATTGTCATTCATATTTACCTACGCTGGCGGGTTATTATGTAGAAAGTGGCGAAGCATCCGAACGATTTCTTTGGGACTTCCGTCGAACGATTGGCGATTTAATGGCAAAAAATTATTACGGAAGGCTAGCAGCTCTTAGCCATCAACACGGTATGCTGTTTTCCACCGAACCTTATTGGGGACCTTTCGATAATATGCAGGTGGGCGAGTCGGCCGATTTAGTGATGTCTGAGTTTTGGAGCGGAAGTCTCGCGTTTTTCGATTCCCCAAAATTTGTTGCTTCTATAGCCAAATTAAATGGCAATAACATTGCCGAGGCGGAGTCATTTACAGGTATGGGTGGATGGGACCAGCACCCTAGTAAACTTAAAGCGATGGGCGATTTGGCTTGGGCGCAGGGTATTAATCGCTTCGTTTTTCACAGTTATGTACATCAACCTTGGGATGTAGGCCCTGGATTAACTTTACAGGTTTTTGGAACTGATTTTAACCGTTTGAATACTTGGTGGAACCAAAGTAAACCCTTTGTAAACTATATCAATCGGGGTCAGTTTTTATTACAACAAGGTCAATCTGTTGCCGATGTTTTGCTGTTTACAGGAGAAGCTTCGCCAAATGATGCCTTATTGATGCCAGAAATAAAAGCCTTAGGATACGATTATGACGTGATAGGTTCCAATAAAATAAACGAATTGTCGGTAAGGGATGGTTTAATTTGCACCACAGTTGGCGATACATACCATGCGTTGGTACTTCCCTCAACGCCTTGGATGACACCTAAAACATTGGCTAAAATAGAAGCGCTGGTAAACGGTGGCGCTATTATTTTGGGTACAAAACCACGAAAATCACCTAGCCTTCAAAATTATCCAGAATGTGATGAACAGGTGAGAGATACGGCTATTAAATTATGGGATTCCAGACTCATAAATGATTTATCAATTTTGGATTTTCTAAAAAAGAGTAAGCTCCCTCCTGATTTTTCTGTTCAGCAAGAAAGTACAGAAGCTCTAGATTTTATCCACCGAAAAACAGCAGACACAGACATCTATTTTGTAGTGAACACACTAAAGGAAAGTAGAAATCTTGAATGCCGTTTTAGGGTTACCGGCAAACAACCTGAATTTTGGAATGCCGAAACAGGAGAAATTACAAAAGCTTCAGTATGGAAAAATAACGGCGATGGAACAACTACGGTTTCCATACCGTTTGCTTCAGAAGCAGCTGTTTTTGTGGTTTTTAGAATTTCGGATGATTTAGAACATCATATTGTAAGTGCTACAACGGCGTTACAAAAGCCAAAAGTTGAACCACTGCCAAACTTAAAAATTATAAAAGCGGAATACGGTACATTTTTACCTGATGGCGTAGTTGACGTTACAGAAGTCGTTTCAAATAGTGTTCTAAATAATCTACTGAAAATACAAGCAACTAGAGACCTCTGTGTAGGCGACCCAGCTCCGGGCTACAAAAAGGAATTGCGTATTCAATATAAAATAGGGCAAGAAATTCTGGAGAAAAATGCTATGGAACGCGAATGGCTGGAAGTCGCTGCACCTGACAGTGGGAAATTGGAAATCTTGAAAGCTGTTTTTGGAAAATTTAAAAGGGGAATCGATGGTATTCCACCTAATAAGCCAGTTTACGATGTAACTGACAAAGTTAATGCCATGGTGAATTCAGGAATATTCGAAATACCAGTCAATGACAGTTTTTCGGAAAAGAAAGATAGCTCAATTAAAAAATCCTTACGTATTGTATATGTTACAAATGATGAAGAAAAAACAGTTGTAGTATCGGATGGAGGCATATTGCGACTATCAAAAGTATCACCTGAATCAAAATTGAATTATGAAGATGGAATGTTAAATTGGGTAACGCCTTTAGCTGGTAAAATTACCTATCGTACTTCCGCAGGAAAAACAAAAACAGTAGAGGTGAAATCAGTCCCTGAACCTATGGTATTAACTGGTGCATGGGATGTTAGTTTTCCGCAGAAAAACGAAACGGTTTTAAAAGAAACGTTCAACAGCTTAACGTCGTGGACTACCTCTTCTAACGATGCTATCAGGTATTTCTCGGGTACAGCCAGCTATAAAAAACAATTTGAAGTTCCATCCAAATTTTTCAAATCTAATATTTGCTTACAGTTAGATTTAGGAAATGTAAAAGAGATAGCCGAAGTGTATTTAAATGGCAAAAATCTTGGAATTTTATGGAAAGCACCTTTTAGAATTAATATTGATGAAGCTGTTGTAAAAGGCACAAATACACTAGAGGTAAAAATTACCAATCTTTGGCCTAATCGACTAATTGGTGATGAACAATTACCTTCAGATTATAAATACAAAGGTTCGGTAGTTAATGAGTGGCCCGAATGGCTCTTAAACAATACTGACCGCCCAACAAATCGGGTCACTTTTGCAGCCTTTAAGCATTGGCACAAAGATTCTAAATTACTTCAATCGGGCTTATTGGGACCTGTTAAAATTATAGTTTCAAAAGTGGAAAAATTGAAATAG